One Chaetodon trifascialis isolate fChaTrf1 chromosome 12, fChaTrf1.hap1, whole genome shotgun sequence DNA window includes the following coding sequences:
- the LOC139340349 gene encoding homeobox protein engrailed-1-B-like has translation MEEQRDLNSTDSSEGESVSPSPSLPSPPILPLQVAQQAHRTTNFFIDNILRPDFGCKKEHGLGPRERAQTSGRERVHPVVSRPSLPGTPCQDSNCSTDSTSSSTSSTSLASPKKSNGSVGGTAAAAVSTGASGVKAEERTGGGAGENTSSSLVVLNGTGAATPEAQPLLWPAWVYCTRYSDRPSSGPRTRKLKKSKSGKEDKRPRTAFTAEQLQRLKTEFQVNRYITEQRRQSLAQELNLNESQIKIWFQNKRAKIKKASGFKNGLALQLMAQGLYNHSTTTIQEDKEDSD, from the exons ATGGAGGAGCAGCGGGATCTGAACAGCACGGATAGCAGCGAGGGAGAGAGCGTCTCCCCGTCTCCCAGCCTGCCCTCGCCGCCCATACTGCCGCTGCAGGTCGCCCAGCAGGCCCACAGAACCACCAACTTTTTCATCGACAACATTTTGCGGCCGGACTTCGGCTGCAAGAAGGAGCACGGCCTGGGCCCGCGGGAGAGGGCGCAGACCTCCGGCCGGGAGCGCGTCCACCCAGTGGTCAGCAGGCCGAGCCTTCCCGGGACGCCGTGCCAGGACTCcaactgcagcactgacagcacttcgtcctccacctcctccacctctttggCGAGTCCCAAAAAGAGCAACGGCAGCGTCGGAGGAACCGCAGCGGCCGCCGTCTCCACCGGGGCCAGCGGCGTGAAAGCCGAGGAGAGGACTGGCGGCGGGGCCGGGGAGAACACCTCGTCGTCGCTGGTGGTGCTGAACGGCACCGGGGCAGCCACGCCGGAGGCCCAGCCGCTGCTCTGGCCCGCCTGGGTCTACTGCACCCGGTACTCGGACAGGCCCTCATCTG GCCCAAGGACACGGAAACTGAAAAAGTCCAAAAGCGGCAAAGAGGACAAGCGGCCGCGCACAGCCTTCACGGCCGAGCAGTTGCAGAGACTGAAGACGGAGTTCCAGGTGAACCGGTACATCACGGAGCAGCGGCGGCAGTCTTTGGCCCAGGAGCTCAACCTCAACGAGTCCCAGATCAAGATCTGGTTTCAGAACAAGCGGGCCAAGATCAAAAAGGCCAGCGGCTTCAAGAACGGGCTGGCGCTGCAGCTGATGGCGCAGGGACTGTACAACCattccaccaccaccatccaggaggacaaggaggacagCGACTGA